In Bacillus toyonensis BCT-7112, a single window of DNA contains:
- a CDS encoding oxidoreductase: MNKKIAVITGASSGFGLLTTLELAKKDYIVIATMRNLEKQVNLLSQATKLNLQQNIKIQQLDVTNQNSIHNFQVFLKEINRVDLLINNAGYANGGFVEEILVEEYRKQFETNLFGAISITQLVLPYMREQKSGKIINISSISGQVGFPGLSPYVSSKYALEGWSESLRLEVKPFGIDVALLEPGSYNTNIWEVGKQLAENQSGTTSPYKEYMDKIQKHINSGSDTFGNPIDVANKIVEIAEAKRTKLRYPIGKGVKFMIFAKKILPWRLWEFLVLRSFRKM; this comes from the coding sequence TACAGGAGCATCAAGTGGATTCGGACTATTAACGACACTTGAACTAGCAAAAAAAGACTATATTGTCATTGCTACAATGCGAAACCTTGAAAAACAAGTAAACTTACTATCTCAAGCTACTAAACTAAACTTACAACAAAACATAAAAATTCAACAATTAGATGTAACAAATCAAAACTCTATACATAACTTCCAAGTGTTTTTAAAAGAAATTAATAGAGTAGACCTCCTTATAAACAATGCAGGATATGCAAATGGAGGATTTGTAGAAGAAATTCTAGTAGAGGAATATCGTAAACAATTTGAAACGAATCTTTTTGGCGCTATATCAATCACTCAGCTTGTTTTACCATATATGAGAGAACAAAAAAGTGGAAAAATCATTAATATAAGCAGCATTAGCGGCCAAGTTGGATTCCCTGGTTTATCTCCTTATGTATCTTCAAAATATGCATTAGAAGGCTGGAGTGAATCCCTTCGCTTAGAAGTAAAACCTTTCGGAATTGATGTTGCTTTACTTGAACCAGGTTCTTATAACACAAACATATGGGAGGTTGGTAAACAACTAGCTGAAAACCAATCTGGTACAACATCTCCTTACAAAGAATATATGGATAAAATACAAAAACATATTAATAGCGGTAGTGATACATTTGGTAATCCGATAGATGTTGCTAATAAAATCGTTGAAATTGCTGAAGCAAAGCGTACTAAATTACGATATCCAATTGGAAAAGGTGTAAAATTTATGATTTTTGCGAAGAAGATTCTTCCTTGGAGATTGTGGGAATTTCTTGTTTTGAGGAGTTTTAGGAAGATGTAA
- a CDS encoding DUF4181 domain-containing protein, producing MGNSTIWIIVISMIIGGYFLEKFLRRKLNMPKGNVWIYKHVNSLHVKLEIGLFIVYLILSFIYLFKAENANIGIVVLIYFGAISLLRVWMEWKYNRETKEYILSIIGFFAFVFMVSMLFYFDPLSTY from the coding sequence ATGGGCAACTCTACTATTTGGATTATAGTTATTAGTATGATAATTGGAGGATATTTTTTAGAAAAGTTTTTAAGAAGAAAATTAAATATGCCAAAGGGCAATGTTTGGATATATAAGCATGTAAATAGTTTACATGTAAAATTAGAAATAGGTCTTTTTATCGTATATCTTATATTAAGTTTTATTTATCTGTTCAAAGCAGAAAATGCTAATATAGGAATTGTTGTACTTATTTATTTTGGAGCAATTTCCTTATTACGCGTATGGATGGAATGGAAGTATAACAGAGAGACAAAGGAATATATTCTTTCTATAATTGGATTCTTTGCATTTGTTTTTATGGTTTCAATGTTGTTTTATTTTGATCCTCTTTCTACATATTGA
- a CDS encoding PP2C family serine/threonine-protein phosphatase, with the protein MSMHTTNNNQYSWVGNTEMCLGEISVKQYDDIVLGKYGGNISAGAKKNEDGALVWSNDDWEFAAILDGHNSAESVDLVIHTIEKEYENIKIMMNERIETVFQSVANHILTIFQSSSFKEKCKRVKGETAFLLCVRKENYIWWLSIGDCLVYVFHDELHKLGQYALNQRHFYEWIGNVNTFELPVPCYSSGIRELRTGNNRIVMVTDGVLECGERRYETPLNLYNDMNENKIELKENVHNVLEHVHHQLGRDSATIISWDVENKKNATYPSDQPEKMKVRK; encoded by the coding sequence ATGAGTATGCATACAACAAATAATAACCAATATTCATGGGTTGGAAATACGGAAATGTGTTTAGGGGAAATCTCAGTTAAGCAATATGATGACATTGTACTTGGTAAATACGGTGGGAATATAAGTGCCGGAGCAAAAAAGAATGAAGACGGTGCGTTAGTTTGGTCAAATGATGATTGGGAATTTGCAGCTATTTTAGACGGGCATAATAGCGCAGAAAGTGTTGATTTAGTTATACATACAATCGAAAAAGAATATGAAAATATAAAAATAATGATGAATGAACGAATTGAAACAGTTTTTCAATCAGTTGCAAATCATATACTTACAATTTTTCAATCCTCCTCATTTAAAGAAAAGTGCAAAAGAGTTAAAGGTGAAACAGCTTTTTTACTATGTGTAAGAAAAGAAAACTATATATGGTGGCTATCTATTGGAGACTGTCTCGTTTATGTATTTCATGATGAATTACATAAATTAGGGCAATACGCACTAAATCAACGTCATTTTTACGAATGGATTGGCAATGTAAATACATTTGAATTACCTGTACCTTGCTATTCATCAGGAATTCGTGAATTACGTACTGGCAACAATCGAATTGTAATGGTGACAGATGGGGTATTAGAATGTGGGGAACGTCGTTATGAAACGCCATTAAATCTGTATAACGATATGAATGAAAATAAGATAGAGCTTAAAGAAAATGTTCACAATGTTTTAGAACACGTGCATCATCAATTGGGGAGAGATAGTGCAACAATTATTAGTTGGGATGTTGAAAATAAAAAGAATGCTACGTATCCGAGTGATCAGCCGGAGAAAATGAAAGTAAGAAAATAA
- a CDS encoding HIT family protein produces MDMSIYNPAEQNCFICEKHKGNIIVPGDAIYEDDLIYVGHVHWDTEETYLGYVMIDIKRHVPGLAELNEDEAKAFGLITSRISKALTENEGAEHIYTFVSGNGVPHLHMHIIPRYPDTPREFWSPTEVANWTGAPYGGSEEIKKLCERIRKYMVNEYAYNK; encoded by the coding sequence ATGGATATGTCAATATACAATCCAGCAGAACAAAACTGCTTCATTTGTGAAAAACATAAAGGAAACATTATAGTTCCAGGTGACGCTATTTATGAAGACGATCTTATATACGTTGGACATGTCCATTGGGATACAGAAGAAACATATCTCGGTTACGTAATGATTGATATAAAAAGACATGTACCTGGTCTTGCTGAATTAAATGAAGATGAGGCGAAAGCATTTGGACTTATAACAAGTAGAATAAGTAAAGCGCTAACAGAAAACGAAGGTGCAGAACATATTTACACGTTTGTTTCGGGTAATGGTGTACCGCATTTACATATGCATATTATTCCCCGTTATCCGGATACACCAAGAGAATTTTGGTCGCCTACTGAAGTAGCAAATTGGACTGGTGCACCATATGGAGGTTCTGAAGAAATTAAAAAACTATGTGAAAGAATACGAAAGTATATGGTAAATGAGTATGCATACAACAAATAA
- a CDS encoding ABC transporter permease, whose translation MNSIPRIPLGEWVDSFVASLYENFEGLFRGFSYIIGGFVDLLTNFLTIIPAILMIIILCFLIWYTTRKLSLVIFTLIGLLFILNINYWAQTMQTLALVLTSVIISIIVGIPIGILASQNERFSKFLKPTLDFMQTMPAFVYLIPAITFFGVGVVPGIIASVIFAMPPTIRFTDLGIRQVPEDLIEAANAFGSTASQKLFKVQLPLATGTIMAGVNQSIMLSLSMVVTASLVGAPGLGVDVYRSVTQVNIGMGFEAGLAIVVIAIILDRITQGFHQKRK comes from the coding sequence ATGAATAGTATACCGCGTATTCCATTAGGGGAATGGGTCGACTCGTTTGTTGCAAGTTTATATGAGAACTTTGAAGGCTTGTTCCGAGGATTCTCTTATATTATCGGTGGATTCGTTGATTTACTCACTAATTTTTTAACAATAATACCAGCTATATTGATGATTATTATACTATGTTTCCTCATTTGGTACACAACGAGAAAATTATCTTTAGTTATTTTTACACTCATCGGATTGTTATTTATTTTAAATATTAACTATTGGGCACAAACGATGCAAACATTAGCGCTCGTACTTACGTCTGTTATTATTTCGATTATTGTCGGAATTCCAATCGGTATTTTAGCATCTCAAAATGAGCGTTTCTCAAAGTTTTTAAAACCAACATTAGATTTTATGCAAACAATGCCCGCATTCGTATATCTCATACCAGCGATTACATTTTTCGGAGTAGGTGTAGTACCTGGCATAATTGCATCAGTAATCTTTGCGATGCCACCAACAATCAGATTTACAGACTTAGGAATTAGACAAGTTCCGGAAGATTTAATTGAAGCAGCGAATGCATTTGGATCCACAGCATCACAAAAACTATTTAAAGTACAATTACCACTCGCAACTGGGACGATCATGGCCGGAGTGAATCAAAGTATTATGCTTTCGTTATCGATGGTTGTAACAGCGTCACTTGTAGGAGCACCAGGACTAGGAGTAGATGTGTACCGTTCTGTAACACAAGTTAATATCGGAATGGGATTTGAAGCGGGACTAGCCATTGTTGTCATCGCGATTATATTAGACCGCATTACACAAGGATTTCACCAAAAAAGAAAATAA
- a CDS encoding quaternary amine ABC transporter ATP-binding protein: protein MDNTKVRVENVTKVFGKHPQRALSLLKEGKSKSEILKETGMNVGVKKATFEVYTGEIFVIMGLSGSGKSTLVRMLNQLIKPTAGHIYIDGEDIATMGKEELRRVRRTKMSMVFQKFALFPHRTVLQNVAYGLEIQGVPVEEREKKALESLKLVGLDHHKDNYPSQLSGGMQQRVGIARALTNDPDVLLMDESFSALDPLIRKEMQDELLELQDKMEKTIIFITHDLDEALRIGDRIALMKDGEIVQIGTPEEIMMSPANEFVEKFVADVNLGKVITAESILKRPETLLIDRGPRVALQIMRNAGVSTVYVVNKKYEFLGILTADDASKAVQKQWPIADLLLNDIPHVYLDTLLEETYAKMAEMKYPLPVIDEKKRLRGIIKRESVIQALAGNIEEEVKDDE from the coding sequence ATGGATAATACAAAGGTGCGTGTTGAAAACGTAACAAAAGTATTTGGGAAACACCCGCAAAGAGCCCTTTCTTTATTAAAAGAAGGAAAAAGCAAATCCGAAATTTTAAAAGAGACCGGAATGAATGTTGGTGTGAAAAAGGCAACGTTTGAAGTATACACCGGAGAAATTTTCGTTATTATGGGTTTATCCGGTAGCGGGAAATCAACGCTAGTTCGAATGCTAAATCAATTAATCAAACCGACAGCGGGGCATATATACATAGATGGTGAAGACATCGCAACGATGGGAAAAGAAGAATTACGAAGAGTAAGAAGAACGAAAATGAGTATGGTGTTTCAGAAGTTTGCTCTATTTCCGCATCGTACTGTTTTACAAAATGTTGCATACGGATTAGAAATACAAGGAGTTCCAGTAGAGGAACGAGAGAAAAAAGCGTTAGAGTCACTTAAGTTAGTGGGACTCGATCATCATAAAGACAATTATCCAAGTCAACTTAGTGGTGGGATGCAACAGCGAGTTGGTATTGCGAGAGCGCTTACGAATGATCCGGATGTTTTACTTATGGATGAATCATTTAGTGCATTAGATCCGCTTATTCGAAAAGAAATGCAAGATGAATTGTTAGAGCTACAAGATAAAATGGAGAAAACAATAATATTTATTACTCATGATTTAGATGAAGCACTTCGAATTGGAGATCGTATTGCATTAATGAAAGATGGAGAAATTGTTCAAATTGGAACGCCTGAAGAAATTATGATGAGCCCTGCTAATGAATTTGTAGAGAAATTTGTTGCGGATGTGAATTTAGGAAAAGTAATTACGGCGGAGTCTATATTAAAACGACCGGAGACTTTATTAATTGACCGTGGACCTCGTGTGGCACTGCAAATTATGAGAAATGCGGGCGTTTCTACAGTATATGTTGTAAACAAAAAGTATGAGTTTTTAGGTATATTAACCGCAGATGATGCAAGTAAAGCAGTACAAAAACAGTGGCCGATTGCTGATTTATTACTTAACGATATTCCGCACGTTTATTTAGATACTTTACTTGAAGAGACGTATGCAAAAATGGCAGAGATGAAATATCCGTTACCCGTTATTGATGAGAAGAAAAGGTTAAGAGGAATTATTAAACGTGAAAGTGTCATTCAAGCTCTTGCAGGTAACATTGAGGAAGAGGTGAAAGACGATGAATAG
- a CDS encoding glycine betaine ABC transporter substrate-binding protein, translating to MRKKIWLICLALFITMIFTSCNATNANSKGKIKLGVTSWKENIATANMWKVLLEQKGYKVELMYLEKAAIWTGVARGDVDANLEVWLPVTDKPLNDRYKNDIVLKSKWYEGTGLGLVVPSYLKNINSIEDLNAHKDELDNKIVGIEPGSSLMNLTNKAMKEYDIKLKLVQSSEAAMMSELKKAYTKKKPIAVTLWNPHWGFSEFDLKYLKDPKKVYGEKDDIYYSVRKGFEKDHPDIVKYFDKWKMNDEQLGTLMVMLNKTKDPEEAARKWIEKNQSLVDEWIKD from the coding sequence ATGAGAAAGAAAATATGGCTTATATGCCTTGCATTATTTATTACTATGATTTTCACCTCATGTAATGCAACAAATGCAAATTCGAAAGGGAAAATTAAACTTGGTGTAACAAGTTGGAAAGAAAATATTGCAACTGCAAACATGTGGAAAGTGTTATTAGAACAAAAAGGCTACAAAGTTGAACTCATGTATTTAGAAAAAGCGGCAATTTGGACTGGTGTCGCTCGTGGTGATGTTGATGCAAATTTAGAAGTATGGCTGCCTGTTACGGATAAACCATTAAATGATCGATATAAAAATGACATTGTCTTAAAATCAAAATGGTATGAAGGTACAGGGCTTGGCCTTGTCGTTCCTTCTTATTTGAAAAACATAAACAGTATCGAGGATTTAAATGCACATAAAGATGAACTAGATAACAAAATTGTCGGAATCGAACCTGGCAGCAGCCTAATGAATTTAACAAATAAGGCGATGAAGGAATATGATATTAAACTAAAACTTGTCCAATCTTCAGAAGCTGCGATGATGAGTGAATTAAAAAAGGCATATACGAAAAAGAAACCAATCGCTGTTACGCTTTGGAATCCTCATTGGGGTTTTTCAGAATTTGATTTAAAATATTTAAAAGACCCTAAGAAAGTATATGGTGAAAAAGATGACATTTATTACTCCGTTCGTAAAGGTTTCGAAAAAGATCATCCGGATATTGTGAAATACTTTGATAAATGGAAAATGAACGATGAGCAGCTTGGTACATTAATGGTCATGCTAAATAAAACGAAAGATCCAGAAGAAGCAGCACGAAAATGGATTGAAAAGAATCAATCGTTAGTTGATGAATGGATAAAAGATTAA
- the clpP gene encoding ATP-dependent Clp endopeptidase proteolytic subunit ClpP → MNAIPYVVEQTKLGERSYDIYSRLLKDRIIIIGSEINDQVASSVVAQLLFLEAEDAEKDIYLYINSPGGSTTAGFAILDTMNLIKPDVQTLCMGFAASFGALLLLSGAKGKRFALPNSEIMIHQPLGGAQGQATEIEITAKRILKLKHDINKMIAEKTGQPIERVAHDTERDYFMTAEEAKEYGIVDDVVTKK, encoded by the coding sequence ATGAATGCAATTCCATATGTAGTAGAGCAAACGAAATTAGGAGAACGTTCCTATGATATATATTCAAGGTTATTAAAAGACCGAATTATTATTATCGGTTCAGAAATTAACGATCAAGTAGCGAGTAGTGTTGTAGCTCAATTATTATTTCTAGAAGCGGAAGATGCAGAGAAAGATATATATTTATACATTAATAGCCCAGGCGGATCAACGACAGCAGGTTTTGCAATATTAGATACAATGAACTTAATTAAACCAGACGTGCAAACACTTTGTATGGGATTTGCAGCATCATTTGGTGCGTTGTTACTCTTATCAGGTGCAAAAGGAAAACGATTTGCATTGCCTAACAGTGAAATTATGATTCATCAACCGCTTGGTGGTGCGCAAGGGCAGGCAACTGAAATCGAAATAACAGCAAAAAGAATTTTAAAGCTAAAGCATGATATTAATAAAATGATTGCAGAAAAAACAGGGCAACCGATTGAAAGGGTAGCACATGATACAGAAAGAGATTATTTTATGACTGCAGAAGAAGCGAAGGAATATGGGATTGTAGATGATGTTGTTACGAAAAAATAA
- a CDS encoding RNA polymerase subunit sigma-70, giving the protein MCTKVTQLFKKHIDMNHSNINFLIENYAELKRYCTFLTKNRWDGEDLAQETVCKVLQKYSNKDICMTLVYKIARNRWLDQIKSKSVHEKIREQVTFEEPHEKIADLHEMVGKVLSSLNVQQSTILLLKDVFQYSIADIAKVCSVSEGAVKASLFRSRNRLKTVSEEGLEIVEFTEDIDIVVTSIREERPELLTKLLPTIDFTKLPTKQPVLLFSAKNSSSYSCMLCAA; this is encoded by the coding sequence TTGTGCACAAAAGTAACGCAATTGTTTAAGAAACATATCGATATGAATCATTCAAATATAAATTTTTTGATTGAAAATTATGCAGAGTTAAAAAGGTATTGTACGTTTTTAACGAAAAACAGATGGGATGGGGAAGATCTCGCCCAAGAAACAGTTTGTAAAGTTCTTCAAAAATATAGTAATAAAGATATTTGCATGACACTTGTATATAAAATAGCTAGAAATCGTTGGTTAGACCAGATAAAGTCAAAATCAGTTCATGAAAAAATAAGGGAACAAGTTACTTTCGAAGAACCACATGAAAAAATTGCAGATTTGCATGAAATGGTAGGGAAAGTATTATCTTCATTAAATGTACAACAATCCACAATTTTATTATTAAAGGATGTTTTTCAATATAGTATCGCTGATATCGCTAAAGTATGTTCTGTATCGGAAGGAGCAGTGAAAGCTTCTTTATTTCGGAGTAGAAATAGGCTGAAAACTGTAAGTGAAGAAGGGCTTGAAATCGTTGAATTCACAGAAGATATTGATATTGTTGTAACGTCTATTCGTGAAGAAAGGCCGGAATTGTTAACTAAGCTTCTTCCAACAATAGATTTTACGAAGTTACCAACTAAACAACCTGTCTTATTATTCAGTGCGAAAAACTCTTCTTCCTACAGTTGTATGCTTTGTGCGGCATAA
- a CDS encoding 2Fe-2S iron-sulfur cluster-binding protein — MPKLTIEGAGTFDVKEGTKLVLAIEDNGVNILHRCGGNARCTTCRVEIIAGDFCEASANEKNAMTEKGIEDHLRLSCQMRVHKDIVVRPVLTVENSGLAAGPRPAE; from the coding sequence TTGCCAAAATTAACAATTGAAGGTGCTGGCACTTTTGATGTGAAAGAAGGAACAAAGTTAGTATTAGCAATTGAAGATAACGGTGTAAACATTCTTCATCGTTGTGGTGGAAATGCACGTTGCACAACTTGTAGAGTAGAAATTATAGCGGGTGATTTCTGTGAAGCGAGTGCGAATGAAAAAAATGCGATGACAGAAAAAGGGATTGAAGATCATTTACGATTATCTTGTCAAATGCGTGTACATAAAGATATAGTCGTTCGTCCGGTACTTACAGTTGAAAATTCAGGATTAGCTGCCGGTCCACGCCCAGCGGAGTAA
- the rpiA gene encoding ribose 5-phosphate isomerase A → MNLKQLVGEYAANFVKDGMNIGLGTGSTVYWTIQKLGQLVQEGLYFQAVPTSKETEALAKQLNIPLISLNDVQSLDLTIDGADEIDSDLQLIKGGGGALLREKIVASSSKELIIIADESKLVARLGNFPLPVEIIPFSWKQTESKVQSLGCQTTLRIKNNETFITDNNNMIIDCIFPNHISNPANLHEQLKMITGVVDSGLFINMTRKAIIGTKNGIKEL, encoded by the coding sequence ATGAATTTAAAACAACTTGTTGGCGAATATGCTGCTAACTTTGTAAAAGATGGAATGAACATTGGACTAGGTACAGGATCTACCGTATATTGGACGATACAAAAATTAGGTCAACTTGTACAAGAAGGACTATACTTTCAAGCTGTTCCAACATCAAAGGAAACTGAAGCTTTAGCAAAGCAACTAAACATCCCCCTGATTTCTTTAAACGACGTACAAAGTCTTGATCTTACAATTGATGGAGCGGATGAAATTGATTCCGATTTACAGCTCATAAAAGGCGGCGGTGGCGCATTACTTCGTGAGAAAATTGTTGCCTCCTCCTCTAAAGAACTCATTATTATTGCTGATGAATCAAAACTTGTGGCTCGTTTAGGTAATTTCCCATTGCCTGTTGAAATTATCCCTTTTTCATGGAAACAAACCGAAAGTAAAGTTCAATCTTTAGGGTGTCAAACAACGTTACGTATAAAAAATAATGAAACCTTTATTACCGATAATAATAACATGATTATCGATTGTATATTTCCTAATCATATATCTAACCCTGCTAATTTACACGAACAATTAAAAATGATTACTGGTGTAGTTGATTCAGGATTGTTTATAAATATGACAAGGAAAGCGATTATCGGTACTAAAAACGGGATAAAGGAACTATAA
- a CDS encoding GNAT family N-acetyltransferase: MQSKLITKLTDLETAFHIRKEVFVKEQGVPLEDEFDTFDEIGEECKHILVYYNELPVGTGRIRFVDGAGKLERICILKDYRTYGLGKVIIQTLEEIARSKKATKVKLHGQTQAEGFYKKLDYQTSSNVFMEDSIPHILMTKVLS; the protein is encoded by the coding sequence TTGCAATCCAAACTCATAACAAAACTTACAGATTTAGAAACTGCCTTTCACATTCGAAAAGAAGTATTTGTAAAAGAACAAGGTGTTCCTCTTGAAGATGAATTCGATACATTTGATGAAATCGGTGAAGAATGTAAACATATTTTAGTTTATTATAATGAGCTTCCTGTAGGTACAGGTCGTATACGATTTGTTGATGGTGCCGGAAAATTAGAACGCATTTGTATTTTAAAAGATTATCGTACATACGGATTAGGTAAAGTAATTATTCAAACGTTAGAAGAAATTGCCCGTAGTAAAAAAGCTACAAAAGTGAAACTACACGGGCAAACACAAGCTGAAGGATTTTATAAAAAATTAGACTATCAAACTTCTTCCAATGTATTTATGGAAGATAGCATTCCACATATACTTATGACGAAAGTATTATCATAA
- the exsF gene encoding exosporium protein ExsF, whose protein sequence is MLSSSRKFTHFNCGAQAPSTLPALGFAFNATSPQFATLFTPLLLPSTGPNPNITVPVINDTISIGTGIRIQIAGIYQISYTLTISLDNVPVAPEAARFFLTLNSSTNIIAGSGTAVRSNIFGTGEVDVSSGVILINLNPGDLIQIVPVEVIGTVDIRSAALTVAQIR, encoded by the coding sequence ATGCTCTCATCTAGTCGTAAATTCACGCACTTTAATTGTGGTGCACAAGCCCCTAGTACACTACCTGCCCTTGGTTTTGCTTTCAATGCTACTTCACCTCAATTTGCAACATTATTCACCCCACTACTATTACCTAGTACAGGGCCAAATCCTAATATTACCGTTCCCGTAATAAATGATACAATTAGTATTGGAACTGGTATTAGAATTCAAATAGCTGGTATATATCAAATTAGTTATACACTAACAATTAGCCTTGATAATGTTCCCGTAGCACCGGAAGCAGCACGATTTTTCTTGACACTAAACTCATCAACTAATATTATTGCAGGATCTGGAACCGCAGTCCGTTCTAATATTTTTGGCACTGGTGAAGTTGATGTATCCAGTGGTGTCATTCTCATTAACTTAAACCCTGGTGATTTAATTCAAATTGTACCCGTTGAAGTAATTGGTACTGTAGACATTCGTTCGGCAGCGTTAACGGTTGCACAAATTCGGTAA